The Polypterus senegalus isolate Bchr_013 chromosome 10, ASM1683550v1, whole genome shotgun sequence genomic interval agcgccgGAGAGTTCTGAAGTCCGGATCTAGATCCgactgaacacttatggagagatctcaaatttgctgttgggagaaggcgcccttcaaatctgagagaccttgagcagtttgcaaaagaagagcagttggaaattccagttgagaggtgtaacaagcttgttgatggttatcggaagcgcttgatttcagttattttttccaaagggcgtgcaaccaaatattaagtcgagggtgccaataattttgtccagcccggtttttgagttttgtgtgaaatgatgtcagatttggcttttttttctctgttgatttgtgttgttccaatacacataaaggaaataaacatgagtataccaaaacatttggaattgcaacacttttctgggaaaattccaggggtgccgataatttcggccatgactgtaatttgattcagttgtgcacatttgatttattgaatCAACCTGCAGTTTGACAAGGAGGCCATGTTGAAACTTCTTCATAAAGCACACAGCAATTTGGGGCTACGGGTGGAAGGccatacaaacttttttttttttacctctaacTGGTTTTAAACCTCAAATTAGTTTCAAcgcttaaacattttttttttcccctcaaatcCTTAATTCATGTTCCAAGGACAGAAACATTTGGGAGTATTACGGGGCTTTATTTAACAACAAAAAGATGAAGCTTTTCTTCAATCGGTAAAAACAAACCCATTCATTCGTATCTTTTAAGCCACCTCTGCATTCAGATCTGGCCAAGACTTTCCGTGTCATGTAAACAATGCATAGTCTGTTTAATACAAAGAGTGAAAATGAAGAGAGACCACCACTCCCACACACAGACCAAAGAACAAACCTTGGTTCCTCTTAAACGCAATAGTAAGTACAGGACTGAAAAGGCTGTCCATTTAGCTTAAGATGAGAATTAACTCAGAAGATCATTCTACATACTGGGCGCCAGCAAGCCCAATAAAGGAATTGTGTCCCTTTTACGGCAgcgatgaatatttttattttgtagccagccaagaaaagaaaaaagtcagaaTCCTTAGGGGGGAAAAATTGCTGTGGATAATGCCGAAGGAAGAATCAAGTGGAGTTATCCAAATGGGACTCTCGGTCAGCCATGtccattaaaataaatttgaggCCGTCTCACGCAGACAGAAGAGAATATTCATTTGTAAATGATCTTCTGCTTCAAAAGATGTCActttaaatacttaaaaataaaaagaattgcaaACCTCATTCAACTGAGTAGTCATTCAAGTCCACATATCGGCAAATTGAGTCCCACTGTCCAAACTTGTATGAGGTCTAACAAGTTGGAAAAGGAGACGGGTTATGCATATTGAGGTCAGAATCTCAAATACcactataaataaaaaagtagtgcacctaacaaatatatttacagctATAACAGAGTAACAGattcaattttcattttcaaaaaatgttttgctctGAACTTGACCACAGTTTAAACAACAAAACTAAAACCAAAGAAATGAACCTTCATCCgctacttttttaaaatgtagggAGGAAACAAAATTTAGACTGGCACGGTGCCGTTTgccttaaaaaatatattcaatgcAACCAAGGTTAAGTGAGGCTTGTTCTCTTCAACATGCGAAATGACAAAAGTGTTTACTTTTACTGTTTTTGAGAGCAAGTGTTTGATGTGAAAAGACGATGGCATGGCGAGTTTTTTTTGGTAATGCGTCACTAGATTCGGAAGCTTTCCTCTTTCCCGTCAATGTGGCGCAGTCGCAGGTAGACATCGGTCCCAATCCCTTGCAGGGACTGGATTGTTAGGGAACCACCCAGGTATTCAGCATAAGCACGGGATGTTGGCAGTCCAAAGCCAAATCTGGGGAAAGAACACACACAGGAATTGCATTTGTCAAATTCTTTTCCTAAAAATGTTAGACTTAaaatttatgattttaaaaaacaaaactcttgTCAAATTCAacacttaatttaaaattcaataaGCAGCCCTCTTTTCCATGTATTGTAATTTATACAGTTTAAGTGGCACCTTGCATAGCCACGTTATAGAAGAAGTTTATAATATCTGGAATTAGGATGTTAGGAGCATGGCGGTAGGTAACTGGTACAGTGCAATGTGGTTTCCAAATATCACTTTGACTCTGTAATAGAGGACATGGGTTAGCTGAGAGAAAAGCAGCTGCTGCAGAAGGCTCCCTTGTCACTGGGgggttctgcctgacccagaagtgcttcctcgAAGCAACGCGATTGCACTGTAAGCTGCTACACTTCATCCAGGCAGAAGAAGAgtggagaagagaagaattgAATTGTTGGGAACTGTGGAGTGTTTGTAAAGTATTtgtgaaaagaaattaatttatttgcacCTGGAACAGTGTCTTTAAAATTGCGTCAAGGACTTGGGACTGTGAGACGCTGCCATAGTGCCCAGAGCACTAAAGAGTCTTCtactgttgatcaatgtcaaaaaagccaaattaaatccactgtgaatcAGCTTTGTATTACAATTTTATGTGAATCAACCATAACTATTATTTGTTATCACAGTTTTTGATCTGACATAATTAGTATCATCTCtagttaagttaaattcataacaaatttacaaatgtgaaaaattaaacatACCGATGTAATGACAAAAGatcatttaattcaaaaaaatcTATCAAGTCCACTGATCGTCCTTAAGTATATCTTTGCATGACTGCCCTTATATTTTATCTTCATAAGCTTTTATCAAACATTCACTACTCTTAATAGGTTTCTTTCCATACTACaattagtgatgggtcgttcttgaacgattcgttcattttgaacgaatctttaatgtgactcgggaagaacgagtcgtctcgtgggagtgattcgttcagtcgcgcatgcatttcgcaacttcctatagtttctgtattggaattgattcacctgttttgagtcttcgggtttttcgagtcgttcgttcatcacgtgacagccccataagcttaacctatgcagtctgagccggaaacagaattaaacgaaatgactcgaaaaatgatttgttcattttgctgaacgagactcaaagatccgagtgagtaaaatgatctgaacttcccatcactaactACAATATTCTATTAAAAATCCCAAGAACTGTCGATGTGCactgttattactttaacattttaaactCAATGGTCGTACTAGTGCCATGCAGAATGGGAGATGAGCCAAAAGGAGACAAAATAAGAGATATGTGAGAATAGGAAGCAAAAGTTATTTTCCAATTCAATTTCTAGCTTCCCTTCAAACATCCCTTCTCCTGTTTATGATGgctttatttatatttggtgctCTTCATAAGCACTTTGCAAGATTCTTCATTACTGCAAGGTTTGGCTGTATAACAGTAAACATTTTGCTTAATGGGAGCCATTTATAATTGGCAATCTGTGTCACTGCTACAGgctgaacagaaaaataaaactctgTAAACACACAATAAACAGTATTGTATTTTGTGCACTCCTTTTTAAATACTGCAGTTAAAATGTGACAACTCTAAATCCAAAACAATTTACGAATATGTTGCATAGTttaagctaaaaaaaataaaagctgcttTTTAATGGTTTTTAAATGCCAGTGCAAGATTTCAGGAAAGACAAGCCATCATTTAATGATTAGTAGACAGAAAGCTTTATATTTGCTTCCAACTGGCAATTCTTACCCATGCATGGGGCTCGACTGGCCACTGTTCACCATATCCACCATATCCCCCAAGAGAGAGTTAAAGCGGGGCTCCTGAGTGGTAGACTCTGCCGTAGTAAAATGAAAGTCCATCACCTTATGCAAGATGTTGTGAGGAATGCCACCTCCCCGGtctgatattctgcaaaaagaGAGAAAACGTTCAATGCAAAATTTTtggatgtccaaaaaaaaaaaaaaaattataataaaataaaaattagaaagtaagaaaaaataaaaccgaCAACGTGTAcccaaatattaaatgaaaaccatggtaaaattaatgatttagaattattttttttctagtttaaatGTTGGTTGCCTTAACTATAAGCAGTGTGATCATCATGTGACTAAGGCAATAATCTGTTTTAGATAAGGCATTGTATTGTTGTAGAGAACCGCAACGGCTCTGTCAAGAGGTATACTCCTACAACGCTGGGCTAGAATGGGATCACTTTTTCATAATGTActgaaaaaagtaacaaaatgatGATAACAAGAACGGTGTTCAGCCTTAAAAAGTCTGCAAAGAACACTTGTCAATATCACTTTTACTAACACAGGCATGCACCAAGATACACTATATGctccaaaatatagaaaaatgagaACCCAGCTTGCAGCAAGACAAACTGATGACAGCTGTAGAATGTATGCTTTTTGGGAAAGCAAGTTTGGTGGGAATACAATATCTTTTGTATTTTGCTAAGGCCACACTGCAGTTTTCTGACATGGGACTGGCTGTATACACTGGTAATCCTCCTCTAACAAGTCTTCCATTTccattgtcagtcagtcaatcagtcagtcattctccaacctgctatatcctaacacagggtcacgggggtctgcaggagccaatcccagccaacacagggtgcaaggcagggacaaatcccgggcagggcaccaacccactgcagggttTTCCATTGTCTGAATGTTAAATTACCATAAACAAATccaaagctaataaaaataaaatttaagcgCTTACGCTGAAAACTTAAGATATGTATTCAAAAATAGATATTCACATCAAGCAAAGAGACCAAATTCTCAGCTGTAATCTTCTGATGTGTATTGCATTTCAAATTACACAAAACTCACCTAATTATAAAATCCACATCATTGTTGGCAATGGTTACCACTATGTCAGGCACATTGTAGGGAGTGTCCATATGGCTTTCCATGGTTGCTCTGTAAATCAAAACCAAATTATTAGGGTGGGCTCTAAAATGCTGTCATTAATACCTCATGTGAACTTTAACAGTCACTTAGGTAAACTAAAATCTCAAATAGTAGAGTGTCTGCTTTcacaaagtaaatacatttttattccaaATTGAGACAATGTTGAAATGAGTATGGGATGCTCACCTCATAGCATTCTTGAGGAGTTCTGGTAGAATGTAGTCTAGCGGCATTAGGATGAATGGGaaacgagctgccacatgaccattAATCCGAACGCGAGGTGCGTTTCCGTATTTGTGTTCACAAAGTCGCCTTTGAAGGTAAAAGATGACAAGAAACTCGAGAAGTTAAAGCACTGCCCGAAACACatcaaaataattgtaaatatttaacaGCATATGTTTCACAGTCACACTTGTTCCtttgttaacaaaaatgtatgttaaaGTGTAATCAAGTGTAAACAAACAGACTAAATTGTGAGATAATTTCTAACATTTCAAATTTTGGATTAGTGTAgatacttattttacttttggcTATATTTTAAAACTTGCCAAACCTTATTAAACTAACTGGAATAAGTGTTGTTGCTTTCAATGGATAACTTATGATCACATGTAGGGGTGTACGATACTGGCAAAAAATTATATCttgatattttctgggactttgataataatgataattagacGATATTTTGTAGCCTTTAAAAACGTGTTtgcaaaagtctcatttatataGCTTGGTCTTGACAAatggatattatttgtagcttactaatgagattaatggaaacagttaaggaaaacagattttatttatttacttaaaactgaagtaaaataacacaaatacattaaaattaccACTCAAAGTATTACTGAGATAAAATAGTGCAAGTATGAGTAACCCACTTCAAAGTGGCCTACGTGATTTTTACAAAAATTGCAATaagaccaacaaaactattataatgagAGCGTGTTAAACACTTACCCTTAATGTAAGCAAGATTATTAATACAAAGGGAATAAACTACTAATCATAATAGAAATACAGGGCATGAACATTACAATGTGGATAAACAAACTGCTCTGCTATAAGGTGAACTGTGCAGCacacaagcaaaaacaaaaatctaacatactgtatattgtcacactacacaggggaaaaaaaaaaaacaaactatagtaTTTGTAAACAAGTTCTGTTATATACTgcacaaagatacaaaaaaaataaacaaattactaacttcaaATTCTATCcaatatcagaaaaaataaaacaattgcataaTTCTACTGGGGAAACATCAAGCTGTGTGACAGAAGCACCAGTCTGTCCAAGGCATCTGGCTTCAGAGCAGCACGGCTACATGTTACACCGTTTCCTCCGGTGTTGAAAGCCCTCTCAGAAGGGCTGCTTGAGACATGGATGCACAGGTACATTTTTGCAAGTGTCTGCCATTTTGGAGGAATGCACTACTTGTGTTTTTCACCACTGTCCACCTCCGAAACCGTAAAGTAGCTCTTGATCTCTTTTTCAATGGCAGTGTGTTGAGACTCGACTTCTCtgaattcctgcattttctttttttaatagctGCTAAAAGAATCTAGGTTGCACCCCCCTCCTCAAGATAGCTTGCGAAATAAAAATCTACTTGAACGAAGTACATAatttgttcagatttttttttttttttaaaaaacctaacACCATGGGACTCCATACTAGATAAATCTCACTTTGCAGATGATGAAACTGGTTATTGTAGATGTTAAGGTCTCTTTAACGGTAAACGATTTCTGACATAGTTTGCAGATTATCGTCTTTTaagcaacatcagtcttttcaaagcCAAACCACCTCAACGAGAGTGAGGATGATCCACGTTTTGCAATTAAATCTTAATGACATTGATCACGAGGCTGTTTATCTCCTTGCGCTGTTTGCTCACTCAGTGTTAGACAGCTACACTAGCTTCACTTGTGGTGCGCTGACCAAGCactaacacacaaacacagtagtCTATCCTGGTAGGTTAAATGAGACAGTGAATGTGTGGAATTTCCAGgcctgtttttgattgttttttttttttgcaaagtgagcAACACACTCGATAATTTCAGCTcgcacatcattaaaacaacaattaagatattattGTAGACGATAAATATTGCACACTCCTAATCACATGAGATGAGCTAAGTGCCTTCAAACTATTAAAGatgaaactatttaaaaaaaaaaaaaaatcttttgaacaaaattttcattttccaaatacCGACAGTTTTTAAGATTCAAAAAAAGTTTATTAAGAAGAACAAATGGGatttaattataaagaaataaaagatatatactgtatatttctcttACATGCCATACATATTGACAACAAAGTAACAGGGAACTTTCTAACCAATATTTCTTAGAGTGACTCAAGGAGTCTTAATTTAAACCTTCTATCACATGACTAGCAATCAGTTCAGACCACAGTAGATCATTAAGGATACAGATGTCCACAAGGCTCTTACGTTATTGGGTTTCTATTGACATGAAAACTGTTGAAATCATAACACTGGTTAGACTATCTAAAGTTTGTGTCACTAACAAAAGTCTTTGGAAAAGTTTGAAAATGTGACATCTAAAAAGCAAACCACTCCCATTGTTACAATTGATGTGATTCACATATCACCCTTATGCAATCTACTTAGTGTGCTCTCTCTCACAAATATGAACATGGGGTCACTGCATACCTTGCAAAGTCCACCCACTTCTCAATAGACTTCTTGGGAGATAGGCGGGTACAAATGATACCAACAAAATCAGGCtgcaaaccagaaaaagaaaaaggcaaaatcaCCTGAATGTGTCCTTATCCAACAAGGATAATTTTAAAACTCTATAGACTCCCACTAAAAGCAACTGGTTTCTTAGACATGGATAACAAAAGATTGGATTCAAATAAGCTTTTGTTACATTACAAGGGCCAAGTAACCACTGGGTATGCCTTACTTTGTCCTCATGAAGTGCAAGATGATGTGATGCCAACATTCGAATTCCCAGCCGGGATGTCAGAGTCTTATCGAGGAACTGTCTGATCACCGCCTCATCCTATAcaagtacaaaaaatatttgagtttTGTTAGAATATTACACAAACCAGATTTTGGATCCAGCAATGCTAAGAAAAGTAGTATTGGATATCTTAGGcctcatgttgttgttgttcttccacTACTTCcccctgagattaataaagtatctatctatctatctatctaaagtaatTCAAAATACTCCAAGTAGTTTTAAGCCAATTCTGACCATAAAGCAGCACTGCAGGCTCACGGTTTCTGAACTGTGACCTGCATTATGAGATCCAGCTTTTAAAATGGAAGACTTTGTGTTCCTTACTCACCTGTATGTGCCTCCTGCTCTCCCGGAAGCCTTCAGCCAGTAGAGTTACTACATCTTTGTGATCATCTAGTAATTGCCTGATCAGTTTACAATACTTTTCATCCATCTCAAGATctttaatctgaataaaacaagGAGACACCTTCATCAAAAAGTCACAAGCATCAACAAACAATTAAACTAAAGATGTACAATTTAGTGACAAAGGTTATAGTTACTATTTCTGACCATACATAATAGGCACTGAGAAGGACGGTGTTCTATATTTACACTTTTCCATGTTACTGTTCACTTTTAGCCATTCATTAGGAAAACGCCTACAAAATGACTACACTTCTCCAAAAATAAGGTATGttctaaaaaatggaaaaagtgaaaatggttttaaaagtaCACTTGGGCTGATTTTATGTCCTACCAGAAATCTTAGCAACACCACCCACATCGGAGGATACTCTTCCTTACAAAATTAAAGTTATTGAATGAAATATTATGGACAATAATAATCCAAAGGACACAATACAAATGCTACAAACTTGTAATGCACTTATTCTGGAATACAAAAGTTAATGTTTgatattttaaagatgttatgTTCCACATTCGCACAATTTCTTTTGCAACTACAACAACCAAAAGATGGCCCGTTCTAGCTGTGTGATGTCATCAGTCAGAAcatgatgaagaaataaaaactatttcCTCATATCCATACCACTCAGAAGAGATCAGAATAAATCTTTTGTGCGTTTTCTGCACTGCTTTGTGTTCGGATTCTGTTCAGAAAGAAACATCAAATGCATTACAAGATCACATTTCTGTTCTGGACCATagcatattgtaaaatatgtgctGCAGAAATTCAGGTTGTTGGGAAGTGGTGGACATCAAATTAAACCACCCTAAACAAATTAATAGTAATATATGTAAATtaataactaaattaaaaaaaataacacctcTCTCCATCTCTGCTAGTTTAATAGCCATTCTCCAATTCCAATTCCATTCACTGAGATTAGCCAGTACAGAATCGTTGATACACTTAACAGATTACACAGGTCTCTTCCATTACAGTCATTTAGACTCCTAAAATTAACAAAGAGGGTAACTAAGAGAGATGGACCCCCGCTGTACAAGCACAAAATTCACCTCTGCGC includes:
- the LOC120536704 gene encoding 3-methyl-2-oxobutanoate dehydrogenase [lipoamide] kinase, mitochondrial-like: MACRLMLMAATRVAGRASTSSFFCPRFRSTSATDHHELARERSKTVTSFYNQSAIDQAAEKLSVRLTPTTMLYAGKSPDGSHFLKSARYLHRELPVRIAHRIKGFRTLPFIIGCNPTILQVHELYIRAFHKLSDFPLIKDLEMDEKYCKLIRQLLDDHKDVVTLLAEGFRESRRHIQDEAVIRQFLDKTLTSRLGIRMLASHHLALHEDKPDFVGIICTRLSPKKSIEKWVDFARRLCEHKYGNAPRVRINGHVAARFPFILMPLDYILPELLKNAMRATMESHMDTPYNVPDIVVTIANNDVDFIIRISDRGGGIPHNILHKVMDFHFTTAESTTQEPRFNSLLGDMVDMVNSGQSSPMHGFGFGLPTSRAYAEYLGGSLTIQSLQGIGTDVYLRLRHIDGKEESFRI